The following coding sequences are from one Thermostaphylospora chromogena window:
- a CDS encoding FHA domain-containing protein: MAICPEGHESGSTDYCDVCGMMMSGPSTPGSAAPSSGASSGPGASPASGGSDATGEGRSTCPVCGTPRTGRFCEEDGYDFVVEVTGAERMAQQQSAPTPRPSVFSRPIPGTIGASSLSRATPHPGRPQPSGTPSAPHAPSGPTAPPSGVYPPPPAPGPIPGAGPQPPPPPGPATGQSAAPVVWEAVVNADRAYYDSVIAQGGPDAASVAFPPYCPERRFPLNAPQVRIGRYSRSRGLAPEIDLSGPPEDPGVSHLHAVLLAQPDGTWMLVDPGSANGTTLNGSSDPIEPNVPVPVREGDRIQLGAWTVITLRKKG; encoded by the coding sequence ATGGCCATCTGCCCCGAAGGCCACGAGTCGGGCTCGACGGACTACTGCGACGTCTGCGGAATGATGATGTCGGGTCCGTCGACCCCCGGCTCCGCCGCGCCCTCGTCCGGGGCCTCGTCCGGACCCGGGGCCTCGCCCGCGTCGGGGGGATCCGACGCGACCGGCGAGGGCCGATCCACCTGCCCGGTCTGCGGCACCCCGCGTACCGGACGCTTCTGCGAGGAGGACGGCTACGACTTCGTGGTCGAGGTCACCGGCGCGGAGCGGATGGCACAGCAGCAGTCCGCGCCGACGCCGCGCCCCTCGGTGTTCTCCCGGCCGATTCCCGGGACGATCGGCGCCTCCAGCCTCTCCCGCGCCACCCCCCACCCCGGCCGGCCGCAGCCTTCCGGCACGCCGTCCGCACCTCACGCACCGTCCGGTCCCACCGCGCCGCCGTCCGGCGTCTATCCGCCCCCGCCCGCTCCCGGCCCGATCCCCGGCGCCGGCCCCCAGCCTCCGCCGCCACCGGGACCGGCGACCGGTCAGAGTGCCGCGCCCGTCGTGTGGGAGGCGGTCGTCAACGCCGACCGCGCCTACTATGACTCGGTGATCGCGCAGGGCGGTCCGGACGCGGCGAGCGTCGCGTTCCCGCCGTACTGTCCCGAGCGGCGCTTCCCGCTCAACGCGCCGCAGGTGCGCATCGGACGGTACAGCCGCTCGCGCGGGCTCGCCCCCGAGATCGATCTGAGCGGCCCCCCCGAGGATCCCGGAGTCTCTCATCTGCACGCGGTGCTGCTCGCGCAGCCGGACGGCACGTGGATGCTCGTCGACCCGGGTTCGGCCAACGGCACGACGCTGAACGGCTCATCCGATCCGATCGAGCCGAACGTCCCGGTGCCGGTGCGGGAAGGCGACCGGATACAGCTCGGCGCATGGACCGTCATCACGCTGAGGAAGAAGGGGTAG
- a CDS encoding VWA domain-containing protein, with the protein MTDQPRFTIRVDQNKYLPVGGTEVHAILTVESSGPAEGAAPTAQAAEVIIVDTSGSMSFGKIHEARKAAQAAVDTLRDGVHFAIVAGTARARMVYPQEHRLVPADPQTRQAAKDAISRLEADGGTAMGRWLRLAADLFEPLPGAIKHAILLTDGKNEHQSAEEFDADLAYCTGKFVCDCRGVGDAWVVAELRKVSSTLLGSVMDVADPKDLEADFRAMTQAAMGKTVADIALRVWTPQQATLKFIKQVSPALEDLTGRRTPSGPQSGDYPTGSWGQESREYHIAVEVPPGAIGQEMRAAWVKVVAPDTGEQFAAGNVLAQWTDDLAQSTRINPRVAHYTGQEELAMLIQDGLQARKEGDLELATARLGRARGLAEQAGNRETARLLDRVIDFDPVTGTARLKPNVDKADEIALDTRSVRTVRMRKETGS; encoded by the coding sequence GTGACCGACCAGCCCCGGTTCACGATCCGCGTAGACCAGAACAAGTACCTTCCGGTGGGCGGCACCGAGGTGCACGCGATCCTGACCGTCGAGTCCTCGGGCCCGGCGGAGGGAGCCGCGCCGACGGCCCAGGCGGCCGAGGTGATCATCGTCGACACCTCGGGGTCCATGTCCTTCGGCAAGATCCACGAGGCGCGGAAGGCGGCGCAGGCCGCGGTGGACACGCTGCGCGACGGCGTCCACTTCGCCATCGTCGCCGGCACCGCGCGGGCGCGCATGGTGTACCCGCAGGAACACCGCCTGGTGCCGGCCGACCCGCAGACCCGGCAGGCGGCCAAGGACGCCATCAGCAGGTTGGAGGCCGACGGCGGCACGGCGATGGGCCGATGGCTGCGGCTGGCGGCCGACCTGTTCGAACCGTTGCCCGGAGCGATCAAGCACGCGATCCTGCTGACCGACGGGAAGAACGAGCACCAGAGCGCCGAGGAGTTCGACGCCGACCTGGCGTACTGCACGGGCAAGTTCGTCTGCGACTGCCGGGGCGTCGGCGACGCGTGGGTGGTCGCCGAGCTGCGCAAGGTGAGCTCCACCCTGCTCGGCAGCGTGATGGACGTCGCCGACCCGAAGGATCTGGAGGCCGACTTCCGGGCGATGACCCAGGCGGCCATGGGCAAGACGGTCGCGGACATCGCGCTGCGCGTGTGGACCCCGCAGCAGGCCACGCTGAAGTTCATCAAACAGGTCTCGCCCGCGCTGGAGGACCTCACCGGGCGGAGGACCCCGTCCGGCCCGCAGAGCGGCGACTATCCGACCGGCTCGTGGGGGCAGGAGAGCCGCGAGTACCACATCGCGGTCGAGGTGCCTCCCGGCGCGATCGGCCAGGAGATGCGCGCCGCCTGGGTGAAGGTGGTGGCCCCGGACACCGGCGAGCAGTTCGCCGCCGGGAACGTGCTCGCCCAGTGGACCGACGACCTGGCGCAGTCCACTCGGATCAACCCCCGCGTCGCCCACTACACCGGGCAGGAGGAGCTGGCCATGCTCATCCAGGACGGCCTGCAGGCCCGGAAGGAGGGCGACCTGGAGCTGGCCACCGCCCGGCTGGGCCGGGCCCGCGGCCTCGCCGAGCAGGCGGGCAACAGGGAGACGGCCCGGCTGCTGGACAGGGTGATCGACTTCGATCCCGTGACGGGGACCGCCAGGCTGAAACCCAACGTGGACAAGGCCGACGAGATCGCCCTCGACACCCGGTCCGTGCGGACCGTGCGGATGCGCAAGGAAACCGGAAGCTAG
- a CDS encoding PP2C family serine/threonine-protein phosphatase: protein MTDTCPHCAYPVLAGESFCEDCGRALRPGVPGACVSCGVAAIDGDGYCGMCGVRQPTARDHREIQVGRAAGVSDRGLRHSRNEDAMALVEVDESTIAGVVCDGVSSSPRPDTGSQAAADTAAAVLVKELRGGAGHVEATRAAVAAAAEAIAALGTPDDAPACTFVSAVVSPGRVTVAWVGDSRAYWLGPRPIRLTADDVTGTGMLTAWLGADAGTVIPQVGTFEPDTPGAILLCSDGLWNYLPAAEQLARAAPHAAVAPLATAQALVRFALDSGGRDNVTVLVIPFGKGSAFK, encoded by the coding sequence ATGACGGACACCTGCCCCCACTGCGCGTATCCGGTTCTCGCCGGCGAGTCGTTCTGCGAGGACTGCGGGCGCGCGCTGCGACCGGGCGTCCCCGGCGCGTGCGTCTCATGCGGGGTCGCGGCGATCGACGGCGACGGCTACTGCGGCATGTGCGGCGTCCGGCAGCCGACGGCCAGGGATCACCGTGAGATCCAGGTCGGCCGCGCCGCCGGAGTGAGCGATCGCGGGCTGCGACACAGCCGCAACGAGGACGCGATGGCCCTGGTCGAGGTGGACGAGAGCACGATCGCCGGCGTGGTGTGCGACGGTGTGTCGTCCTCGCCGCGTCCGGACACCGGCTCCCAAGCGGCGGCGGACACGGCGGCGGCCGTCCTGGTCAAGGAGCTGCGCGGCGGGGCGGGACACGTCGAGGCCACGCGCGCCGCGGTCGCCGCGGCCGCGGAGGCGATCGCCGCGCTCGGCACCCCTGATGACGCGCCGGCCTGCACCTTCGTCTCCGCCGTGGTGTCGCCCGGCAGGGTCACCGTCGCCTGGGTCGGTGACAGCCGCGCCTACTGGCTGGGCCCCCGCCCGATCCGGCTCACCGCCGACGACGTGACCGGGACCGGCATGCTCACCGCCTGGCTGGGCGCGGACGCGGGCACGGTCATCCCGCAGGTGGGCACGTTCGAACCGGACACCCCCGGCGCGATCCTGCTGTGCAGCGACGGACTGTGGAACTACCTGCCCGCCGCCGAGCAGCTGGCCCGCGCCGCCCCGCACGCCGCCGTGGCCCCCCTGGCCACGGCCCAGGCACTCGTACGGTTCGCGCTCGATTCGGGGGGACGCGACAACGTCACCGTGCTGGTGATCCCGTTCGGAAAGGGGAGCGCATTCAAGTGA
- a CDS encoding SpoIIE family protein phosphatase, which produces MADVPEDKVPDLGLEIFDYAPVGVAVTRGRDHRLVYTNPVHDAIVGERPLGEPLSRAYEGLVGALRYSVLYDQVLETGEPMYVAEAPIFGEFTNGSQEHFFSFSLSPVEFADGERGVLFVGIDVTEQVTASRRIRTLSEERRRALQRFESLVKAGSQIVWVASPQGRAIEPSPNWEKITGQTWEEFRGEGWLNALHPDDRKPTMESWQRALKEVQPLWQHTYRLRMADGSYRHFRARAVPVREGDVVVEWVGTCTDVEQQWQEERRAALLDRAAGATSGMTRLEEILQALCHVIVPELADGCAVYLLPDSPTRPRNAPLAVERVAAATRDGLPRMHVPCQEWFAPFSGFAQAVRRRRPVHATFPTGEPPPGIASESGEPPSGIASESMESWLADASINSIVLLPLIVDGDVAAVVTAAVSGDRRPISTSDVALMDEMLDHAHAPLSGALELRRAQRVALALQNSLLAEPPEIPGMQITARYRPSPEAAEVGGDWYDSFVLPDGTPIVTIGDVAGHDLPAAVTMSQLRNMLRGLVVDRQEPPGEVLRRLNLAMGTLCPDQMATCILARVEGGPDDGWRMIYSVAGHPPPLLVYPDGRARYLLGGHNALLGVLPDVPRTSAMERLEPGCTVLFYTDGLIEHPGEPFDMGMSRLRERASPLARAPLDRFCDKILANLATTGKDDVAMIAFRVGRPPQTDESR; this is translated from the coding sequence ATGGCGGATGTCCCGGAGGACAAGGTCCCCGATCTAGGACTGGAGATCTTCGACTACGCCCCGGTCGGGGTGGCGGTCACCCGTGGACGGGATCACCGCCTGGTCTACACGAATCCCGTGCACGACGCGATCGTCGGCGAGCGACCGCTCGGCGAGCCCCTCTCCCGAGCGTACGAAGGGCTGGTCGGCGCGCTCCGCTACAGCGTCCTGTACGACCAGGTGCTGGAGACCGGCGAGCCGATGTACGTCGCCGAGGCGCCCATCTTCGGCGAGTTCACCAACGGCAGCCAGGAGCACTTCTTCTCCTTCAGCCTGTCTCCCGTCGAGTTCGCCGACGGCGAGCGGGGAGTGCTGTTCGTCGGCATCGATGTCACCGAGCAGGTGACCGCCTCCCGGCGGATCAGGACTCTGTCGGAGGAGCGGCGTCGTGCGCTGCAGCGCTTCGAGAGCCTGGTCAAGGCCGGTTCGCAGATCGTCTGGGTGGCCTCGCCGCAAGGGCGCGCCATCGAACCGAGCCCGAACTGGGAGAAGATCACCGGGCAGACCTGGGAGGAGTTCCGCGGTGAAGGCTGGCTGAACGCGCTCCACCCCGATGACCGGAAACCGACCATGGAGTCGTGGCAGCGGGCGCTGAAGGAGGTGCAGCCGCTGTGGCAGCACACCTACCGGCTGCGCATGGCCGACGGCTCCTACCGGCACTTCCGAGCCCGCGCCGTTCCCGTCCGGGAGGGCGACGTCGTGGTCGAGTGGGTGGGCACGTGCACCGACGTCGAGCAGCAGTGGCAGGAGGAGCGCCGGGCCGCGCTGCTCGACCGCGCGGCGGGGGCCACCAGCGGGATGACGCGCCTGGAGGAGATCCTGCAAGCGCTGTGTCACGTGATCGTGCCCGAGCTGGCCGACGGCTGCGCCGTCTACCTGCTGCCCGACTCACCGACCCGACCGCGGAACGCGCCGCTGGCGGTCGAGCGGGTCGCCGCCGCGACCCGCGACGGGCTACCGCGGATGCACGTGCCGTGCCAGGAGTGGTTCGCGCCGTTCAGCGGCTTCGCCCAGGCCGTACGGCGGCGCCGTCCGGTGCACGCCACCTTCCCCACCGGTGAGCCGCCTCCCGGCATCGCCTCGGAGAGCGGTGAGCCGCCCTCCGGCATCGCCTCGGAGAGCATGGAGTCCTGGCTGGCCGACGCGTCGATCAACAGCATCGTGCTGCTGCCGCTCATCGTCGACGGTGACGTGGCGGCGGTGGTCACCGCGGCGGTCAGCGGCGACCGCAGGCCGATCAGCACCTCCGATGTGGCGCTGATGGACGAGATGCTCGACCACGCGCACGCGCCGCTGAGCGGCGCCCTGGAGCTCCGCCGAGCTCAGCGGGTGGCGCTCGCTCTGCAGAACAGCCTGCTGGCCGAGCCGCCGGAGATCCCCGGCATGCAGATCACCGCCCGCTACCGGCCCAGTCCCGAGGCCGCCGAGGTGGGCGGCGACTGGTACGACTCCTTCGTGCTTCCCGACGGGACACCGATCGTGACCATCGGCGACGTCGCAGGGCACGACCTGCCCGCGGCCGTCACCATGAGCCAGCTGCGCAACATGCTCCGAGGGCTGGTCGTGGACCGCCAGGAGCCGCCGGGGGAAGTGCTCAGGCGATTGAACCTCGCCATGGGAACCCTGTGCCCCGACCAGATGGCCACGTGCATCCTGGCGCGCGTCGAGGGCGGGCCCGACGACGGGTGGCGGATGATCTACTCGGTGGCGGGTCACCCTCCTCCGCTGCTGGTGTATCCCGACGGCAGAGCCCGTTACCTGCTGGGCGGGCACAACGCCCTGCTGGGTGTGCTGCCCGACGTCCCGCGCACCAGCGCCATGGAACGGCTCGAACCGGGCTGCACGGTGCTGTTCTACACCGACGGCCTGATCGAGCATCCGGGCGAGCCGTTCGACATGGGCATGTCCCGGCTGCGCGAGCGCGCCTCACCGCTGGCGCGGGCGCCCCTGGACCGATTCTGCGACAAGATCCTCGCGAATCTGGCCACCACCGGAAAGGACGACGTCGCCATGATCGCCTTCCGGGTGGGCCGGCCTCCTCAGACTGACGAATCCCGATGA
- a CDS encoding glutamate ABC transporter substrate-binding protein — translation MNRKERVMRVRLAAIATIAALAAAGCGLGGGQHPSILDKETLVVGVKPDQPGLGLLKNGRYEGFDVDVARYVTRKLGFTDVRFTSAPSARREEMLQRGEVDLILASYSITPERLTKVGFAGPYYVAHQDTLVRASDTQIGNVRDLQGKRLCQVTGSNSWKRVMEEREVAVNLVKADSYSDCVEKLKAGQVDAVSTDDLILAGFAANQGGAVKIVNAPFTNERYGVGIKREDVAGCEAVNRAISEMYLDGTAEKLLKKWFGSTGLKLTTTVPQFEGCG, via the coding sequence ATGAACCGTAAGGAGCGCGTGATGCGAGTACGGCTGGCGGCCATCGCGACGATCGCGGCGCTCGCCGCGGCCGGGTGTGGACTCGGCGGTGGCCAGCATCCGTCCATCCTGGACAAGGAGACGCTGGTGGTCGGGGTCAAACCCGACCAGCCCGGACTGGGCCTGCTCAAGAACGGCCGGTACGAGGGGTTCGACGTGGACGTCGCGCGCTACGTGACCCGCAAGCTCGGCTTCACCGACGTGCGGTTCACCTCCGCGCCGTCCGCGCGGCGGGAGGAGATGCTGCAGCGGGGAGAGGTCGATCTCATCCTCGCGAGCTACTCGATCACCCCCGAGCGGCTGACCAAGGTCGGGTTCGCCGGGCCGTACTACGTCGCGCACCAGGACACCCTGGTCCGCGCCTCGGACACGCAGATCGGCAACGTGCGAGACCTGCAGGGCAAGCGCCTGTGCCAGGTCACCGGCTCCAACTCCTGGAAGCGCGTCATGGAGGAACGGGAGGTCGCGGTCAACCTCGTCAAGGCCGACTCCTACAGCGACTGCGTGGAGAAGCTCAAGGCGGGTCAGGTGGACGCGGTCTCCACCGACGACCTGATCCTCGCCGGTTTCGCCGCGAACCAGGGCGGGGCCGTCAAGATCGTCAACGCGCCCTTCACCAACGAGCGGTACGGCGTCGGCATCAAGCGGGAGGACGTGGCCGGGTGCGAGGCGGTGAACCGGGCGATCAGCGAGATGTACCTCGACGGGACGGCCGAGAAGCTGCTGAAGAAGTGGTTCGGCTCCACCGGGCTGAAACTGACCACGACCGTCCCGCAGTTCGAGGGCTGCGGCTGA
- a CDS encoding GNAT family N-acetyltransferase: MKWTFTTDLAVLPDAVEKWLRRSPAMNTIPLTVLDRIRRGLPADGMLLGWLTEGEEIHGMTLHTPPRPLLLPDLPEDAARTLAPALRARGHRVNGVSGPREPAEAFARTWGRPEAERMSMRLYRLGTLTAPAVPGSARTARRDDEELLIEWQRAFTVEAEGHGDDNPAPLIRQKIQRQEVVLWEDGGRPVSRADFTVPVAGMSRIGYVYTPPSERRRGYGTAVTHAASRAALDAGAELVLLFTDLANPTSNSIYQAIGYRPVADYAQITFA, translated from the coding sequence ATGAAGTGGACTTTCACCACCGATCTCGCAGTGCTCCCGGACGCGGTCGAGAAATGGCTGCGCCGTTCCCCCGCCATGAACACGATCCCGCTGACCGTACTCGACCGCATCAGGCGCGGCCTGCCGGCGGACGGCATGCTGCTGGGCTGGCTCACCGAAGGCGAGGAGATCCACGGCATGACCCTGCACACCCCGCCCCGCCCCCTCCTCCTCCCCGACCTGCCGGAGGACGCCGCTCGCACGCTCGCGCCCGCCCTGCGCGCGCGGGGCCACCGGGTGAACGGCGTCAGCGGGCCGCGGGAACCGGCGGAGGCGTTCGCCAGGACCTGGGGACGGCCGGAGGCCGAGCGGATGTCCATGCGCCTGTACCGGCTCGGCACGCTCACGGCGCCGGCCGTGCCCGGCTCGGCGCGGACCGCGCGGCGGGACGACGAGGAGCTGCTCATCGAGTGGCAGCGTGCGTTCACCGTGGAGGCGGAGGGCCACGGCGACGACAACCCGGCTCCGCTGATCCGTCAGAAGATCCAGCGGCAGGAGGTCGTCCTGTGGGAGGACGGCGGGCGTCCCGTCTCCCGGGCCGACTTCACCGTCCCCGTGGCGGGGATGTCACGCATCGGCTACGTCTACACCCCGCCGAGCGAGCGCCGCCGCGGGTACGGCACGGCGGTCACCCACGCCGCCAGCCGGGCCGCCCTGGACGCCGGCGCCGAGCTGGTCCTGCTCTTCACCGACCTGGCCAACCCGACCTCCAACTCCATCTACCAGGCCATCGGCTACCGGCCGGTCGCCGACTACGCGCAGATCACCTTCGCCTGA
- a CDS encoding serine/threonine-protein kinase, which translates to MLGAGLVHVPPVPYRDPAEVVLVNPEVPEEKRFCSNPECGKPVGRSRDGRPGRTEGFCPYDGTRFSFTPKLQPGDLVAGQYEVKGCLAHGGLGWIYLAADLNLDGRWVVLKGLLDTGDTEAMLAAEAERRFLTGVDHPNIVRIFNFVQHPDPTTMQMVGYIVMEYVGGQSLQEMLRARLRASGNREALPVAQAIAYTLEVLRAFEYLHDRNLLYCDLKPANVIQVEDQLKLIDLGAVRHADDQESAIYGTVGYQAPEIATEGPSISSDLYTVGRMLAVLSFPFSPVTGGKPNPLPPPEQIPPQARHESFLRFLHRATDPDPRRRFSSAGEMAEQLTGVLREIRAAEDGIPYPAASGQFGPERVAAGTALASAESALFNGASHGQASGAAAGGPDPEGRTLVALDPQAAIAALPTPLVDPADPAAGFLAGITARTLDDLVNMIRAAPEQTIETRLALIRALIEQGNPEVGEELDKAAREAGADWRVLWYHGLRDLAWGNVDGAGRAFDELYYRMPGEIAPRLALAFSRELAGDPRDAGRHYAAIWRTDHSYISAAFGLARACLAEEDRAGATRVLDEVPPTSSHWVVAQTANVAIAVRGRPPGTIDTGDLVTAGERLNAVELDAVSRDRLAAEVLEAALAWLNAGGRAPAGTVLLDHPLTEREVRKELERVYRRLARATTVRADRHAFVDRANGVRPRTWI; encoded by the coding sequence ATGCTGGGCGCGGGGCTGGTCCACGTGCCGCCGGTGCCCTACCGCGACCCCGCCGAGGTCGTGCTCGTCAACCCCGAGGTTCCGGAGGAGAAGCGCTTCTGCAGCAACCCCGAGTGCGGCAAGCCCGTCGGCCGTTCCCGCGACGGGCGGCCGGGCCGTACCGAGGGCTTCTGCCCGTATGACGGCACCCGCTTCTCCTTCACCCCCAAGCTCCAACCGGGCGATCTGGTCGCCGGGCAGTACGAGGTCAAGGGCTGTCTGGCGCACGGCGGTCTCGGCTGGATCTACCTCGCGGCCGACCTCAACCTCGACGGGCGCTGGGTGGTCCTGAAGGGCCTGCTGGACACCGGCGACACCGAGGCGATGCTCGCCGCAGAGGCCGAGCGGCGCTTCCTCACCGGCGTCGACCATCCCAACATCGTGCGGATCTTCAACTTCGTGCAGCATCCCGATCCCACGACGATGCAGATGGTCGGCTACATCGTCATGGAGTACGTCGGCGGGCAGTCGCTGCAGGAGATGCTGCGGGCCCGGCTGCGCGCCAGCGGCAACCGGGAGGCGCTGCCGGTCGCCCAGGCCATCGCGTACACGCTGGAGGTGCTGCGCGCCTTCGAATACCTCCACGACCGCAACCTGCTCTACTGCGACCTCAAGCCGGCCAACGTGATCCAGGTCGAGGACCAGCTCAAGCTCATCGACCTGGGTGCCGTGCGGCACGCCGACGATCAGGAGAGCGCCATCTACGGCACGGTCGGCTACCAGGCGCCGGAGATCGCCACCGAGGGTCCGTCGATCTCCTCCGACCTGTACACCGTGGGGCGCATGCTGGCGGTGCTCAGCTTCCCCTTCAGCCCGGTCACGGGAGGCAAACCCAACCCCCTGCCCCCGCCCGAGCAGATACCGCCGCAGGCCCGGCACGAGTCCTTCCTGCGTTTCCTGCACCGCGCGACCGACCCCGACCCCCGGCGGCGTTTCAGCAGCGCGGGAGAGATGGCCGAGCAGCTCACCGGCGTGCTGCGGGAGATCCGCGCGGCCGAGGACGGCATCCCCTATCCCGCGGCCTCCGGCCAGTTCGGGCCCGAGCGGGTGGCCGCGGGCACCGCCCTGGCCTCGGCGGAGAGCGCGCTTTTCAACGGAGCGTCGCACGGCCAGGCGTCCGGGGCGGCCGCCGGCGGCCCCGACCCCGAGGGGCGGACGCTGGTCGCCCTCGATCCGCAGGCCGCGATCGCCGCGCTGCCGACCCCGCTGGTCGATCCCGCCGACCCCGCCGCGGGCTTCCTCGCCGGCATCACCGCCCGCACCCTGGACGACCTGGTCAACATGATCAGGGCGGCTCCGGAGCAGACGATCGAGACCCGGCTCGCGCTGATCCGGGCACTGATCGAACAGGGCAACCCGGAAGTCGGGGAGGAGCTCGACAAGGCGGCCCGGGAGGCCGGGGCGGACTGGCGGGTGCTGTGGTACCACGGGCTGCGCGACCTGGCGTGGGGCAACGTGGACGGCGCCGGACGAGCCTTCGACGAGCTGTACTACCGGATGCCCGGCGAGATCGCCCCACGGCTCGCGCTGGCCTTCAGCCGGGAGCTGGCCGGTGACCCGCGGGATGCGGGACGCCACTATGCCGCCATCTGGCGGACCGACCACTCCTACATCAGCGCCGCGTTCGGCCTCGCCCGAGCCTGCCTGGCCGAGGAGGATCGGGCCGGCGCCACCCGGGTGCTGGACGAGGTGCCGCCGACGTCGAGCCACTGGGTGGTCGCGCAGACGGCGAATGTGGCGATCGCCGTACGCGGACGGCCCCCGGGCACGATCGACACGGGTGACCTCGTCACCGCGGGGGAGCGGCTGAACGCCGTCGAGCTCGACGCGGTGAGCCGCGACCGGCTCGCCGCCGAGGTGCTTGAGGCCGCGCTGGCCTGGCTGAACGCCGGCGGGCGGGCCCCGGCGGGAACCGTGCTGCTGGATCACCCCCTCACCGAGCGCGAGGTCCGCAAGGAGCTGGAGAGGGTCTACCGCAGGCTGGCCAGGGCCACGACCGTGCGCGCCGACCGGCACGCGTTCGTGGACAGGGCCAACGGGGTGCGGCCGAGGACGTGGATCTGA
- a CDS encoding lipase family protein: MSTAIAATAVMILSLTGVASPATAATAATSAGDVLAHEPVDVYLAPGQLLKVPVRAWRILYRSTSATGAPNQVSGLLLVPKSDYRRGSRPIVGYAVGTHGLGDQCAPSNRMRQGTDAELALVGLLLAQGWAVAITDYEGLGTPGDHTYMAGVSQGRAVLDSIRAASRVPGSGLSADAPVGIVGYSQGGASAGWAAQLQPAYAPELRLRGVAAGGVPADLQRVAENLDGSPNFGLAAAAGLGLDAAYPELDLDSHLTDEGRALFNDIRDKCVNDINSALAGRRLAELTTSDVLNSPAWQARLAENRLGGGSAPSVPVFVYHAADDEIIPLSVGRTLREEWCDAGARVLWARLPAPNHVLGAVEGAPLAVQWLATRFLNLPAVDNC, encoded by the coding sequence GTGAGCACCGCCATCGCCGCCACGGCGGTCATGATCCTCTCCCTGACCGGGGTGGCCTCCCCCGCCACCGCCGCCACCGCCGCCACGTCCGCCGGAGACGTGCTGGCGCACGAGCCCGTCGACGTCTACCTCGCCCCCGGGCAGCTTCTGAAGGTGCCCGTGCGCGCCTGGCGGATCCTCTACCGCTCGACCTCCGCGACCGGCGCCCCCAACCAGGTCTCCGGTCTGCTGCTGGTGCCCAAGAGCGACTACCGCCGAGGCAGCCGCCCGATCGTCGGATACGCCGTCGGCACCCACGGCCTGGGCGACCAGTGCGCTCCCTCCAACCGGATGCGCCAGGGCACCGACGCCGAGCTGGCCCTGGTGGGCCTGCTGCTGGCCCAGGGGTGGGCGGTGGCCATCACCGATTACGAAGGGCTGGGCACCCCCGGCGACCACACCTACATGGCCGGCGTCTCGCAGGGACGGGCGGTGCTCGACTCGATCCGCGCCGCGTCCCGGGTGCCGGGCTCCGGCCTGTCCGCGGACGCCCCGGTGGGAATCGTCGGCTACTCCCAGGGCGGCGCGTCCGCGGGGTGGGCGGCGCAGCTGCAGCCCGCCTACGCGCCCGAGCTGCGGCTGCGCGGCGTCGCCGCGGGCGGTGTGCCCGCCGACCTTCAGCGGGTCGCCGAGAACCTGGACGGCTCACCGAACTTCGGGCTGGCCGCCGCGGCGGGCCTCGGGCTCGACGCCGCCTATCCCGAGCTGGACCTCGACAGCCACCTGACCGACGAGGGCCGGGCGCTGTTCAACGACATACGGGACAAGTGCGTGAACGACATCAACTCGGCCCTGGCCGGACGCCGCCTGGCCGAGCTGACCACCTCCGACGTGCTCAACTCGCCGGCCTGGCAGGCGCGGCTGGCCGAGAACCGGCTGGGCGGCGGCAGCGCCCCATCCGTCCCGGTGTTCGTCTACCACGCGGCGGACGACGAGATCATCCCGCTCAGCGTCGGCCGCACGCTCCGCGAGGAGTGGTGCGACGCGGGCGCCCGCGTGCTGTGGGCCCGCCTGCCCGCGCCCAACCACGTGCTCGGCGCCGTCGAGGGCGCGCCGCTGGCCGTGCAGTGGCTCGCCACCCGCTTTCTGAACCTGCCCGCTGTCGACAACTGCTGA